Proteins co-encoded in one Populus trichocarpa isolate Nisqually-1 chromosome 10, P.trichocarpa_v4.1, whole genome shotgun sequence genomic window:
- the LOC7474423 gene encoding probable protein phosphatase 2C 25 has product MSCSIASTIPNSPIFQSPRLPSMFCKPCPSPSPSTIHGPQSPASSSSLPLPPSLPLPPSFLSSFSSSLSSPKSPLSLRVNNETILETNTDTLLKRKRPGRLNIPVAGVPGFVLETSKGEEERVEAVEVEGDGYSVYCKRGRRGGIMEDRYSAFVDVNGDSKQASFGVFDGHGGPKAAEFAAKNLNKNIMDQVSSRCLEGIETAIKNGYLTTDEEFLKQNVNGGSCCVTALIHQGNLVVSNTGDCRAVMSRKGVAEALTSDHQPSRKDEKDRIEALGGYVDCCHGVWRIQGSLAVTRGIGDRRLKRWVIAEPETKVLKIKPECEFLILASDGLWDKVTNQEAVDVARPTCIGVDKPDPFSACKKLAELSLKRGSIDDTSVMIIQLDRFVP; this is encoded by the exons ATGTCCTGCAGTATAGCGTCAACGATACCAAACTCACCAATATTTCAATCACCGAGACTTCCTTCGATGTTTTGCAAGCCATGTCCATCTCCATCTCCTAGCACCATCCATGGTCCACAATCCCCGGCATCATCATCGTCTTTACCGCTGCCACCTTCCTTACCGTTGCCACCGTCTTTTTTATCATCGTTTTCGTCGTCGTTGTCCTCACCGAAGTCACCTTTATCTCTTCGAGTTAATAACGAGACAATATTAGAAACAAATACAGACACTTTGTTGAAGAGAAAGAGGCCGGGAAGGTTAAATATACCGGTGGCGGGAGTTCCGGGGTTTGTTTTAGAGACCTCAAAAGGAGAGGAGGAGAGAGTGGAGGCTGTAGAAGTCGAAGGAGATGGTTATTCTGTTTACTGTAAAAGAGGAAGGAGAGGTGGGATCATGGAGGATCGGTACTCTGCTTTCGTTGATGTTAATGGAGATTCTAAACAG gCTTCGTTTGGTGTTTTTGATGGGCATGGAGGGCCAAAAGCCGCTGAATTTGCAGCAAAGAATTTGAATAAGAACATCATGGATCAAGTTTCTAGTAGATGTTTAGAAGGAATTGAAACGGCAATTAAAAATGGCTACTTGACCACAGACGAagagtttttaaaacaaaatgttaaCGGTGGTTCTTGTTGTGTGACTGCATTGATACATCAAGGCAACCTCGTGGTTTCAAATACTGGTGATTGTCGTGCAGTTATGAGTCGAAAAGGGGTCGCTGAGGCTCTCACGTCTGATCACCAACCTTCCCGCAAAGATGAAAAGGACAGAATTGAAGCCTTG gGTGGCTATGTAGATTGTTGCCATGGTGTGTGGAGAATTCAAGGGTCTCTTGCTGTAACGAGAGGAATTGGAGATAGACGTCTTAAACGATGGGTGATAGCAGAACCAGAAACCaaagttttaaagattaaacCCGAATGTGAGTTTTTGATCTTAGCCTCAGATGGTCTCTGGGACAAG GTTACTAATCAGGAGGCAGTAGATGTAGCTCGCCCTACATGCATAGGCGTTGATAAGCCGGATCCCTTCTCTGCTTGTAAAAAGCTAGCTGAGTTGTCATTAAAGAGGGGCTCAATTGATGATACAAGTGTGATGATAATTCAATTAGATCGCTTTGTTCCATAA